The Geodermatophilaceae bacterium NBWT11 genome has a segment encoding these proteins:
- a CDS encoding helix-turn-helix domain-containing protein, which translates to METYTPAEVAQLIGVSANRVRQLVNDRKLMAVPGSGKGKIPVDFVLDGEILRHLPGLITVLADGGFDEQEIFEWLFREDESLPGTPVQALRDDRHTEVTRRAQASAF; encoded by the coding sequence GTGGAGACGTACACCCCCGCCGAAGTGGCCCAGCTGATCGGCGTCTCGGCCAACCGGGTCCGCCAGCTGGTCAACGACCGCAAGCTGATGGCGGTCCCCGGCAGCGGCAAGGGCAAGATCCCGGTCGACTTCGTCCTGGACGGCGAGATCCTGCGGCACCTGCCCGGCCTGATCACCGTCCTCGCCGACGGCGGGTTCGACGAGCAGGAGATCTTCGAGTGGCTGTTCCGGGAGGACGAGTCGCTGCCGGGCACCCCGGTGCAGGCGCTGCGCGACGACCGGCACACCGAGGTCACCCGGCGGGCGCAGGCCTCCGCGTTCTGA